One genomic window of Nakamurella panacisegetis includes the following:
- a CDS encoding M3 family metallopeptidase → MTDFPLTANPLAEPSTLPFGLPPFADVRAEHFAPAFEAGMAQQLAEIEAIVADDQPPTFENTLVALERSGRLLSRAAYLFFNLVSSASTPEIREVETEFAPRLAAHSDRIRLNPELFTRIDAVVAAGEPLSGQEQALLDRYHLDFVLAGARLSTEGHAELRDLNERISRLSTRFQQNLQAATEAASLVLTDLAELDGLSEAEIAGAAAEATERGHEGSYLIPLILPSGQPLMSTLRNRDVRRRLFQASVNRASSGEFDNSPVAVEISALRARRAALLGFATHADAMVADQTAKTSAAVDEMLTALVAPALAQARAEAEILTAEAAADGVELAAWDWQFYAERVRAQRYSVDTAALRPYFALEKVLHDGVFFAAGAVYGVTFTPRPDLIGYHPDVRVWEVRNADGGAIGLYLGDFFAREGKRGGAWMNSFVEQAALLDAQPVVVNNLNVTRPAKGAPALLTLDEVDTLFHEFGHALHGLFSDVVYPRLSGTSVPRDFVEYPSQVNEMWARWPEVLANYAVHVETGEVLPASVVESLEAAKLWGEGFGNVEYLAATMLDQAWHRIGADEVITDAVGFEAAALEKAGLAMDLIPPRYRTTYFQHIFAGGYSAGYYSYIWSEVLDADTVEWFRENGGMTRANGDIFRARLLSVGGSVDALAAFRAVRGRDAELEPLLRRRGLMPVGG, encoded by the coding sequence ATGACGGACTTTCCCCTCACCGCCAACCCGCTGGCCGAGCCCTCCACATTGCCGTTCGGCCTGCCGCCGTTCGCCGACGTGCGAGCCGAGCACTTCGCACCGGCCTTCGAAGCGGGCATGGCGCAACAGTTGGCCGAGATCGAGGCGATCGTGGCCGACGACCAACCCCCGACGTTCGAGAACACCCTGGTCGCGCTGGAGCGCTCCGGTCGGTTGCTCTCCCGGGCGGCCTATCTGTTCTTCAACCTGGTGTCGTCCGCGTCGACCCCGGAGATCCGGGAGGTGGAGACGGAATTCGCGCCCCGGTTGGCCGCGCACAGCGACCGGATCCGGTTGAATCCGGAACTGTTCACCCGGATCGACGCCGTGGTCGCGGCCGGCGAGCCCTTGTCGGGGCAGGAACAGGCGCTGCTCGATCGCTATCATCTGGACTTCGTCCTGGCCGGTGCGCGGCTCTCGACCGAGGGCCACGCGGAGCTCCGCGACCTCAACGAGCGGATCTCCCGGCTGTCCACCCGCTTCCAGCAGAACCTTCAGGCCGCCACCGAAGCGGCATCCCTCGTGCTCACCGACCTGGCCGAACTCGACGGACTGAGCGAGGCCGAGATCGCCGGGGCCGCCGCCGAAGCGACCGAACGCGGGCACGAGGGTTCCTATCTGATCCCCCTGATCCTGCCCAGTGGCCAGCCGCTGATGTCGACCCTGAGGAACCGGGACGTGCGCCGCCGGTTGTTCCAGGCTTCGGTCAACCGCGCGTCCTCCGGGGAGTTCGACAACTCCCCGGTGGCCGTGGAGATCTCCGCCCTGCGGGCGCGACGGGCGGCCCTGCTCGGATTCGCCACCCACGCGGATGCGATGGTGGCCGACCAGACGGCGAAGACCAGTGCCGCGGTCGACGAGATGCTGACCGCTCTCGTTGCGCCGGCCCTCGCCCAGGCTCGGGCCGAGGCGGAGATCCTGACCGCCGAGGCCGCCGCCGACGGTGTCGAGCTGGCCGCGTGGGACTGGCAGTTCTACGCCGAACGGGTTCGGGCCCAACGGTATTCCGTGGACACCGCAGCTCTCCGTCCGTACTTCGCGTTGGAGAAGGTGCTGCACGACGGCGTCTTCTTCGCCGCGGGCGCGGTGTACGGCGTGACGTTCACGCCCCGACCCGATCTCATCGGGTACCACCCGGACGTCCGGGTGTGGGAGGTGCGCAATGCCGACGGAGGTGCCATCGGTCTCTATCTCGGGGATTTCTTCGCCCGCGAGGGCAAACGTGGTGGTGCGTGGATGAATTCGTTCGTCGAACAGGCCGCGCTGCTGGATGCCCAGCCCGTCGTGGTCAACAATCTCAATGTCACCCGACCGGCCAAGGGTGCCCCGGCGCTCCTGACCCTGGACGAGGTCGACACCCTGTTCCACGAATTCGGCCACGCTCTGCACGGGCTCTTCTCCGATGTCGTCTACCCGCGGTTGTCCGGCACCAGCGTGCCCCGCGACTTCGTCGAATATCCCAGTCAGGTCAACGAGATGTGGGCCCGCTGGCCGGAAGTGCTGGCCAACTACGCGGTGCACGTCGAGACGGGCGAGGTGCTCCCGGCCTCGGTCGTCGAGTCCCTGGAGGCCGCCAAGCTGTGGGGCGAGGGATTCGGCAACGTCGAATACCTGGCAGCCACGATGCTCGACCAGGCGTGGCATCGCATCGGCGCCGACGAGGTCATCACGGACGCCGTCGGGTTCGAGGCGGCGGCACTGGAGAAGGCCGGTCTGGCCATGGATCTGATCCCCCCGCGGTACCGGACGACCTACTTCCAGCACATCTTCGCCGGCGGCTACTCGGCCGGCTACTACTCCTACATCTGGTCCGAGGTGCTCGACGCCGACACCGTCGAGTGGTTCCGGGAGAACGGCGGCATGACGCGGGCCAACGGCGACATCTTCCGTGCACGGTTGCTGTCCGTGGGCGGCTCGGTCGACGCGCTCGCCGCGTTCCGGGCCGTGCGGGGTCGTGATGCCGAACTGGAGCCGCTCCTGCGGCGGCGCGGACTGATGCCGGTCGGCGGTTAA